From the Rhodoferax mekongensis genome, one window contains:
- a CDS encoding Lrp/AsnC family transcriptional regulator: MAAYKELDRTDRAILSELQQDGSLSVAQLSEKVGLSTTPCWKRVKSMEESGLIEKRVAIVNREQAGLPVTVFVSLRTNRHDEAWLREFAAAVAGMPEVMEFHRMSGDVDYLLKVVAADIAGYDRFYKRLIQLAQLAGVSSAFSMEQIKSTTALPL, from the coding sequence ATGGCAGCCTACAAAGAACTGGACAGAACCGACCGCGCCATCCTGAGCGAGCTGCAACAGGACGGCAGCTTGTCGGTAGCCCAACTCAGCGAAAAGGTCGGCCTGTCCACCACCCCGTGCTGGAAGCGGGTGAAGAGCATGGAAGAGTCGGGCCTGATCGAAAAGCGCGTGGCCATCGTCAACCGCGAACAAGCCGGCCTGCCGGTCACCGTGTTTGTGAGCCTGCGCACCAACCGGCACGACGAAGCCTGGCTGCGTGAGTTTGCCGCCGCCGTGGCCGGCATGCCGGAGGTGATGGAGTTCCACCGCATGAGCGGCGATGTGGATTACCTGCTCAAGGTAGTCGCCGCCGACATCGCTGGTTACGACCGCTTTTACAAACGCCTGATCCAGCTGGCCCAGCTGGCGGGTGTGTCTTCGGCCTTCTCGATGGAGCAGATCAAAAGCACCACAGCGCTACCATTGTGA
- a CDS encoding aminotransferase class V-fold PLP-dependent enzyme — protein MHAPAHEIYLDCNATTPVLPAATDAAMRMLMGQFGNPSSSHSTGLRAKALLDGVRARAARVLGTGNGQLLFVSGATEGIQTAVLSALCEVRARRDAGEAVDGPILLGATEHKAVPQAVAHWNRLLGLNLPVLTVPVNTKGLHDMAYLQQHLPGATLLCTMAANNETGVLSDIAGIEAVLLSSASRALWLVDCVQALGKLDLNLAATRIDYAPFSGHKLYAPKGIGMLYVRAGSPYTALMAGGGQEGGSRAGTENMPGIAALGAVLEVLEQGGEGVFRSHEQLARDRARLAGALQAAFPDVVFNMPFEGSLPTTLNFSVPGLSSKTLLNVFDAAGMRISAGSACSAAKAEPSYVLQAMGLTEWQTLGAVRLSIGAIVDDAFIEEACARIARCGQVLRAMPAQEVAQMNSPVGHSLTDEAGEDGALSCEALSAFLQLYPDARLVDVRDVAEHEAGRHLLPASLSAKTATLNMPLETLRQAMPAEMSQALGPLVMFCRSGARSRQAAALLRERGHTQVWHLEGGLALAEMA, from the coding sequence ATGCACGCACCTGCCCACGAGATTTACCTGGACTGCAATGCCACCACCCCCGTGCTGCCAGCCGCCACTGATGCGGCCATGCGCATGCTCATGGGCCAGTTCGGCAACCCCAGCAGTAGCCACAGCACAGGTTTGCGCGCCAAGGCTTTGCTGGACGGCGTACGCGCCCGAGCCGCACGGGTGCTGGGCACGGGCAACGGGCAACTGCTGTTTGTGAGCGGCGCGACGGAAGGCATTCAAACCGCGGTGCTGTCCGCCCTGTGTGAGGTGCGGGCCCGACGCGATGCAGGCGAAGCGGTGGATGGGCCTATTCTGCTGGGTGCGACCGAACACAAGGCCGTGCCCCAAGCCGTGGCACATTGGAACCGGCTGCTGGGACTGAACTTGCCGGTGCTGACCGTGCCAGTGAACACAAAAGGGTTGCATGACATGGCGTACCTGCAGCAGCACCTGCCGGGCGCGACCCTGTTGTGCACCATGGCGGCCAATAACGAGACGGGCGTGTTGTCGGATATTGCCGGCATCGAAGCCGTGTTGCTAAGCAGCGCGTCGCGTGCGCTGTGGCTGGTGGACTGTGTGCAGGCACTGGGCAAGCTTGATTTGAACCTGGCGGCCACCCGCATTGACTACGCGCCGTTCTCCGGCCACAAGCTGTATGCGCCCAAGGGCATAGGTATGCTGTATGTGCGCGCTGGCAGCCCTTACACAGCGCTCATGGCCGGTGGCGGCCAGGAAGGCGGCAGCCGCGCCGGCACTGAAAACATGCCCGGCATTGCCGCGCTGGGTGCTGTGCTGGAAGTGCTGGAGCAGGGCGGGGAAGGGGTCTTCCGCTCTCACGAACAACTGGCCCGCGACCGGGCCCGCCTGGCGGGTGCGTTGCAAGCCGCTTTTCCGGACGTGGTGTTCAACATGCCCTTCGAGGGCAGCTTGCCCACCACACTCAACTTTTCCGTTCCGGGCCTGTCCAGCAAAACCCTGCTCAACGTGTTTGATGCTGCGGGCATGCGCATCAGCGCGGGCAGCGCCTGCAGCGCGGCCAAGGCCGAGCCCAGCTATGTGTTGCAGGCCATGGGCTTGACTGAGTGGCAGACCCTGGGCGCGGTGCGCTTGTCCATAGGCGCGATCGTGGATGACGCTTTCATTGAGGAAGCCTGCGCCCGCATCGCCCGCTGTGGTCAGGTATTGCGCGCCATGCCAGCGCAAGAGGTCGCGCAGATGAACTCTCCCGTTGGCCACAGCCTGACCGACGAAGCCGGTGAAGACGGCGCGCTGTCTTGCGAGGCGCTGTCGGCCTTTTTGCAGTTGTACCCGGATGCCCGGCTGGTCGATGTGCGTGATGTGGCAGAACATGAGGCCGGTCGCCATTTGCTGCCCGCATCGCTGTCGGCGAAAACTGCCACGCTCAACATGCCGCTCGAAACCCTGCGCCAGGCCATGCCTGCAGAGATGTCTCAGGCCCTGGGGCCTTTGGTGATGTTCTGCCGCAGTGGCGCACGCAGCAGGCAGGCCGCAGCCTTGCTGCGGGAGCGCGGCCACACCCAGGTGTGGCATCTGGAAGGTGGGCTGGCGCTGGCCGAAATGGCATGA
- a CDS encoding NAD(P)/FAD-dependent oxidoreductase — protein MSDVLEARGGAPATCKKVAILGGGISALTTAFELTSQPDWQQSLDITIYQMGWRLGGKCATARGEHMRIEEHGIHGFLGSYYNALPVMRRCYEALGRQPGQPLATFEEAFKPESFVLMWEYIDGKMSRWPFTSPRNDLIPGDLASLAKLQKVEHWVAATADVLDALLDHHASSHSALSLVQSAEWAVGRGLVKAAVAVLQSESVVLHGADSVLWKALDAAWDWVRNAAERLAEGNTELRRLLIVAEFLLAILRGCIKDEVATKGFDQLDDENFSDWLIRHGASVMVASSPMALNTVNLSYQYPKGDTARTALMGAGCYLHWTLRSFAYAGAFAWLFEAGTGETVIAPLYEVLKKRGVKFEFFHKVEGVHLNAQRDAVESVRFGVQARLKNPERGYDPLIDVKGLPAWPGHPKFEQLEEGEALRAGKVDLESYWNGWKPVAQRELRAGRDFDHLVFAISIGAVPYLCKELLEANPAWKHMVEKVTTVQTQTMQLWMNRSTTDMGWDIEFKNPTDTVIGATYLNPLDGQVDFTHLLKWEDWPADSAPQSLWYFSGAMAEYEAPPPFEDTAYPARAYARVQAQCVQYLQASMGPLLPKATTNVISPPGDPMGLDFSVLRTDPARPAEGVQRFNQQFWRANIDPTESYVTSPPGSTAARLKAWGTGFANLSIAGDWIYTGLNVGSVEGAVMGGRLASFAVSGYPALTDIVGFPASQGPV, from the coding sequence ATGTCCGATGTGCTTGAAGCCCGGGGCGGCGCGCCTGCCACCTGCAAAAAGGTTGCCATTCTGGGGGGCGGTATTTCCGCCCTCACCACCGCGTTTGAGCTGACCAGTCAGCCGGACTGGCAGCAATCCCTGGATATCACCATCTACCAGATGGGGTGGCGCCTGGGCGGCAAATGCGCGACGGCACGTGGTGAGCACATGCGCATTGAGGAACATGGCATCCACGGCTTTCTGGGTAGCTACTACAACGCGCTTCCCGTGATGCGACGCTGTTACGAAGCGCTGGGGCGCCAGCCCGGGCAGCCGCTGGCCACGTTTGAGGAGGCCTTTAAGCCCGAGAGTTTTGTGCTCATGTGGGAGTACATCGACGGCAAGATGTCCCGCTGGCCGTTTACCTCCCCCCGCAATGATTTGATTCCCGGCGATCTTGCATCACTGGCCAAGCTGCAAAAAGTGGAGCATTGGGTGGCAGCCACGGCCGATGTGCTGGATGCTTTGTTGGACCACCACGCCAGCAGTCACTCCGCTTTGAGTCTGGTGCAATCCGCAGAGTGGGCTGTGGGGCGCGGCTTGGTGAAGGCGGCGGTCGCGGTCCTGCAATCGGAGTCTGTAGTGCTGCATGGCGCCGATTCTGTGCTCTGGAAGGCCTTGGACGCCGCTTGGGACTGGGTGCGCAACGCGGCCGAGCGCCTGGCGGAAGGCAATACCGAATTGCGGCGCCTGCTGATCGTTGCCGAGTTCCTGCTGGCCATTTTGCGTGGTTGCATCAAGGACGAAGTGGCCACGAAAGGATTTGACCAGCTGGACGACGAAAACTTCAGCGACTGGCTGATCCGCCATGGCGCGTCCGTCATGGTGGCTTCCAGCCCGATGGCGCTGAACACGGTCAACCTGTCGTACCAATACCCCAAGGGCGACACGGCACGCACCGCCCTGATGGGCGCTGGCTGTTACTTGCACTGGACTCTGCGCAGTTTTGCCTACGCGGGGGCATTTGCCTGGTTGTTTGAAGCAGGTACGGGCGAGACCGTGATTGCACCGCTGTACGAGGTACTGAAAAAGCGCGGTGTGAAGTTCGAGTTCTTTCACAAAGTAGAGGGCGTGCACCTCAATGCGCAGCGCGATGCAGTGGAGTCGGTACGCTTTGGCGTTCAGGCCCGGCTGAAGAACCCGGAGCGCGGTTATGACCCGCTGATCGACGTCAAGGGCTTGCCAGCCTGGCCGGGCCATCCCAAGTTTGAGCAATTGGAAGAAGGTGAAGCCCTGCGCGCGGGCAAGGTCGATCTGGAGTCTTACTGGAACGGCTGGAAGCCTGTAGCGCAACGCGAGCTCCGGGCAGGGCGCGATTTCGACCATCTGGTGTTCGCCATCTCCATCGGTGCGGTACCGTACTTGTGCAAAGAGCTGTTGGAGGCGAATCCGGCTTGGAAGCACATGGTGGAGAAGGTCACGACCGTCCAGACCCAGACCATGCAGCTTTGGATGAACCGCAGTACCACCGACATGGGTTGGGATATTGAGTTCAAGAACCCGACGGATACCGTGATAGGTGCCACCTACCTGAACCCCCTGGATGGGCAGGTGGACTTCACGCACCTGCTGAAGTGGGAGGATTGGCCAGCCGATTCGGCACCCCAATCTCTGTGGTACTTCAGCGGGGCGATGGCCGAGTACGAAGCGCCTCCGCCCTTTGAGGACACGGCTTACCCGGCCCGTGCCTATGCGCGTGTGCAAGCCCAGTGTGTGCAGTATTTACAGGCCAGCATGGGACCTTTGCTGCCCAAGGCAACCACCAATGTCATCAGTCCACCCGGCGACCCCATGGGCCTGGATTTCAGCGTGCTGCGCACCGACCCCGCCCGGCCCGCCGAGGGGGTGCAGCGCTTCAACCAGCAGTTCTGGCGCGCCAATATCGATCCCACCGAGAGCTACGTGACCTCGCCACCCGGCAGCACCGCAGCACGCCTGAAGGCTTGGGGTACCGGGTTTGCGAACCTGTCGATTGCAGGGGATTGGATTTATACGGGGCTGAACGTTGGCAGTGTCGAGGGTGCGGTCATGGGCGGGCGGCTGGCGTCGTTCGCCGTGAGCGGCTATCCGGCCTTGACGGATATTGTGGGCTTCCCCGCCTCCCAAGGGCCTGTTTGA
- a CDS encoding thiamine pyrophosphate-binding protein — protein MQTPPSLPDLPSPELAGHLLVQCLIAQGVTHAFGVPGESYLAVLDGFHRYSEHIRFIVNRQEGGAAFMAEAHGKLTGRPGICFVTRGPGATNASIGVHTAFQDSTPMVLFVGDVASDQRDREAFQEMDYRVMFGPSALGMAKRVERIDDAARIPEYVARAFATAMNGRPGPVVLVLPEDMLTQTLVPGANGQLPQPLARVEPVEAWSDPGALRDLRQLLLKAERPFVIAGGGGWTPQAAQALQRFAENWRLPVGNAFRFQDTFDNHHPQYAGDVGIGINPALAKRIRESDLIIAIGPRLGEMTTGGYTLLQAPKTAQTLVHIHASAEELNRVYQADLAIHASMRAAARSLEVLTAPVNVPWEAWTQGCNEDYRANLVPSVIKDLPVDNERGLVDMPSVIATLQKHLPKDAVLTNGAGNFASWLHRFFRYTGLAAGFKTQLAPTNGAMGYGVPAGIAAAIVSQGAAGQAGAGRVAFTIAGDGDFLMNGQELATAVQYGAKSIILLLNNGMYGTIRMHQEREYPQHVAGTALANPDFAALARAYGYAGVTIRKSADFEAELLAALARPNGTVIEVVLEPELISTRGTLNAMTQAALKR, from the coding sequence ATGCAAACACCTCCTTCCCTCCCTGATTTGCCTTCCCCTGAACTCGCCGGCCACCTGCTTGTGCAGTGCCTGATTGCCCAAGGCGTGACCCATGCATTTGGCGTACCCGGCGAGAGCTATCTCGCGGTGCTGGACGGGTTTCACCGCTATAGCGAGCACATCCGCTTCATCGTGAACCGGCAGGAAGGCGGTGCTGCCTTCATGGCCGAAGCCCACGGCAAGCTCACCGGGCGCCCCGGCATTTGCTTTGTGACCCGGGGGCCGGGCGCCACGAACGCCAGCATTGGGGTACACACCGCATTTCAAGACTCCACGCCCATGGTGCTGTTTGTGGGCGATGTGGCCAGCGACCAGCGCGACCGCGAGGCCTTTCAGGAAATGGACTACCGTGTCATGTTCGGCCCCAGCGCGCTGGGCATGGCCAAGCGGGTAGAGCGGATTGACGACGCTGCCCGCATTCCTGAATACGTGGCACGCGCATTTGCCACGGCCATGAATGGCCGCCCCGGCCCCGTGGTGTTGGTGTTGCCGGAAGACATGTTGACCCAGACACTGGTGCCGGGAGCCAACGGCCAATTGCCCCAGCCACTGGCCCGCGTGGAGCCGGTAGAGGCGTGGAGTGACCCCGGCGCCCTGCGGGACCTGCGCCAGCTGCTCCTCAAAGCAGAGCGTCCCTTTGTTATCGCCGGTGGTGGCGGCTGGACGCCGCAAGCCGCCCAGGCCCTGCAACGTTTTGCCGAAAACTGGCGCCTGCCGGTGGGCAATGCCTTCCGCTTTCAGGACACGTTTGACAACCACCACCCGCAGTACGCGGGCGATGTGGGCATAGGCATCAATCCCGCATTGGCCAAGCGCATCCGCGAGAGCGACCTGATCATCGCTATCGGCCCGCGCCTGGGTGAAATGACCACCGGCGGCTACACCCTGCTGCAAGCCCCCAAAACGGCGCAAACGCTGGTGCACATCCACGCCAGCGCCGAAGAGCTCAACCGCGTGTACCAGGCCGACCTCGCCATCCACGCCAGCATGCGCGCCGCCGCCCGCTCGCTGGAGGTACTGACCGCTCCGGTGAATGTGCCGTGGGAAGCCTGGACGCAAGGCTGCAACGAGGATTACAGGGCCAATCTGGTGCCCAGCGTGATCAAAGATTTGCCGGTTGACAACGAGCGCGGTCTGGTGGACATGCCCTCGGTAATCGCGACTTTGCAAAAGCACTTGCCTAAAGACGCAGTGCTCACTAACGGCGCTGGCAACTTTGCAAGCTGGCTGCATCGCTTTTTCCGCTACACCGGTCTGGCGGCGGGCTTCAAGACGCAACTGGCACCGACCAACGGCGCCATGGGCTATGGCGTGCCGGCGGGCATTGCCGCTGCTATCGTCAGCCAAGGAGCCGCAGGTCAAGCCGGCGCGGGCCGGGTGGCGTTCACCATCGCGGGAGATGGCGATTTTTTGATGAACGGGCAGGAGCTGGCCACTGCCGTGCAGTACGGCGCCAAGAGCATCATCCTGTTGCTCAACAACGGCATGTACGGCACCATCCGCATGCACCAGGAGCGCGAATACCCGCAACACGTGGCTGGCACGGCACTCGCCAACCCCGACTTTGCTGCTTTGGCGCGTGCTTACGGCTATGCGGGCGTGACTATCCGAAAGAGCGCTGACTTTGAGGCCGAGTTGCTGGCGGCGCTAGCCCGGCCCAACGGCACCGTGATAGAGGTGGTGCTGGAGCCCGAGCTGATCAGCACCCGCGGCACCCTGAACGCCATGACCCAAGCTGCCCTGAAGCGATGA
- a CDS encoding winged helix-turn-helix domain-containing protein — protein sequence MLSNGQTVMVGARAFDVLCVLVDHAGELVTKKKLFDLVWPGLVVEENNLQVHVSSLRRILGADAIATVPGRGYRFTVRLLATAPVAEAVQASKGKGRASDQQAYRRTIAVLPFVNLNADPEQEYFSDGLAEDIISHLTKSPWLLVVSRNSSFAYRNTKESNQAVGSALRARYLVLGSVRRAGTMLRMTAELVDTSTGETLWADRFDRPLSDMFAVQAEISGQIVSAIEPVYLHSEERVASEVPQQNMEHWDLLMRARWHFWRTTPEHVLQAQSLLTRALEIKPGDSASLSLMSFTHMAKLWGAWAEDPRAAVAEANRLALVAVRNDERDAFAHFTLGTALSCAGQMQAAIAELECALGLYPQAAAAAGELGRLLVFSGRTEEAEEFILQAVDASPHDPHLSLWIRSRAIGCFIDGRHADAVRYAREATAKRADWYFNHLLLAACLSAAGDMEAAQASLQQAMSGRGYNMQAIMFGHPFVHEQHRNKFLDALKAAGWQA from the coding sequence TTGCTGTCCAACGGCCAGACGGTCATGGTGGGTGCCCGGGCTTTCGATGTTTTGTGTGTGCTCGTAGACCACGCGGGTGAGTTGGTCACCAAGAAAAAGCTCTTTGATTTGGTGTGGCCTGGTCTGGTGGTGGAGGAAAACAACCTGCAGGTGCACGTCTCCAGTCTGCGCCGCATACTGGGAGCGGATGCCATTGCTACAGTTCCCGGGCGGGGTTACCGGTTCACTGTGCGCCTGCTGGCCACTGCTCCGGTCGCAGAGGCTGTCCAAGCATCCAAAGGCAAAGGGCGTGCGTCCGACCAACAGGCCTACCGGCGCACCATTGCAGTGTTGCCTTTTGTGAACCTGAATGCAGACCCGGAGCAGGAGTATTTCTCGGACGGTCTGGCTGAAGACATCATCAGTCACCTGACCAAATCCCCATGGTTGTTGGTGGTGTCCCGAAACTCGTCATTTGCCTACCGGAACACCAAAGAGAGCAATCAGGCGGTTGGGTCGGCGCTCAGGGCCCGCTATCTGGTACTGGGTAGCGTGCGGCGTGCCGGAACCATGCTGCGCATGACGGCCGAGCTGGTCGACACATCCACAGGTGAGACCCTCTGGGCTGACCGCTTTGATCGACCCTTGAGTGACATGTTTGCAGTACAGGCAGAGATATCCGGCCAGATCGTGAGTGCGATAGAGCCGGTCTACCTGCACAGTGAAGAGCGGGTAGCCAGCGAGGTGCCGCAACAGAATATGGAGCACTGGGATCTGCTGATGCGGGCGCGTTGGCACTTCTGGCGCACCACGCCCGAGCATGTGCTGCAAGCGCAGTCACTCTTGACTCGCGCCTTGGAGATCAAACCAGGCGACTCGGCCAGTTTGTCCCTGATGTCTTTCACCCACATGGCCAAACTGTGGGGCGCATGGGCGGAAGACCCACGGGCCGCCGTTGCCGAGGCCAACCGGTTGGCCCTGGTGGCCGTGCGCAACGATGAGCGTGATGCCTTTGCCCACTTCACCCTGGGCACGGCGTTGTCCTGTGCCGGACAGATGCAAGCGGCCATTGCAGAGCTGGAGTGCGCCCTCGGCCTGTACCCCCAGGCTGCGGCCGCGGCCGGAGAGCTGGGGCGCTTGCTGGTGTTTTCGGGCCGCACGGAAGAAGCGGAAGAGTTCATCCTGCAGGCGGTGGACGCCAGTCCGCATGACCCGCACCTGAGTCTCTGGATCCGTAGCCGTGCGATCGGTTGTTTCATTGACGGTCGCCATGCGGATGCTGTTCGTTATGCCCGTGAGGCAACTGCCAAGCGGGCGGACTGGTACTTCAATCACCTGTTGCTCGCGGCATGCCTGTCGGCGGCCGGCGACATGGAGGCCGCACAAGCCAGCCTGCAACAAGCCATGAGCGGTCGGGGCTACAACATGCAGGCCATCATGTTCGGCCATCCGTTCGTCCATGAGCAGCATCGGAACAAGTTTTTGGACGCTCTCAAAGCGGCTGGCTGGCAGGCATAA
- the gloA2 gene encoding SMU1112c/YaeR family gloxylase I-like metalloprotein, giving the protein MNPATLKLRAVHHVAIIASDYARSKHFYVELLGLKVLAENYRAARDSWKLDLALPDGTQLELFSFPQPPVRPSRPEACGLRHLCFAVADVEEAKLALEAQGVAVEPVRVDEYTGKAFTFFADPDGLPLELYQA; this is encoded by the coding sequence ATGAACCCGGCTACCCTGAAACTACGGGCCGTTCATCACGTGGCCATCATCGCCTCGGACTATGCGCGCTCCAAACATTTCTATGTGGAGTTGCTGGGCCTGAAAGTGCTGGCAGAAAACTACCGTGCGGCGCGGGACTCCTGGAAGCTGGACCTGGCGTTGCCGGATGGCACGCAACTGGAGTTGTTTTCCTTTCCGCAGCCGCCGGTACGACCCTCCCGCCCGGAAGCCTGTGGCTTGCGGCATTTGTGTTTCGCTGTGGCCGATGTGGAGGAAGCCAAGCTTGCGCTAGAGGCACAGGGGGTGGCGGTGGAGCCTGTCCGGGTGGACGAGTACACCGGCAAGGCTTTCACGTTCTTTGCCGATCCGGATGGCCTGCCCCTGGAGCTGTATCAGGCTTGA
- a CDS encoding STM3941 family protein has protein sequence MPKIQCPWGFKGKSDVQLMEHGPTFSAGFALVIELGITHTTMAPFVIYPSRSRVFLIFLGSVTFVAAGALMLLLPLNEIGITGKIVALLGVAFFGKTGLFALTRLISNKPALAIDSRGITDHASALSVGFIPWSDIIGAGICTFQKQKFLGISLRNPEEYLEKASAFKRILMKTNSSWVGYVVVIPQVTISMPVEDLLVHVDKYRHMDGRIPND, from the coding sequence ATGCCGAAAATCCAGTGCCCATGGGGCTTTAAAGGGAAATCAGATGTCCAACTTATGGAACACGGGCCTACGTTTAGCGCAGGTTTTGCTCTGGTCATTGAGCTAGGCATTACGCATACCACCATGGCTCCCTTCGTCATTTACCCCAGTCGCAGTCGTGTGTTTTTGATCTTTCTTGGTTCCGTCACATTTGTAGCTGCCGGCGCCTTGATGCTATTGCTTCCGCTCAATGAGATAGGAATCACAGGAAAAATTGTCGCGTTGCTGGGTGTTGCCTTTTTCGGTAAGACTGGGCTATTTGCTCTAACCCGACTGATCTCAAATAAGCCAGCTCTTGCCATTGATAGCAGAGGGATAACTGACCATGCGTCAGCTCTATCGGTTGGGTTTATTCCATGGTCAGACATTATTGGTGCTGGAATTTGCACGTTTCAAAAGCAGAAGTTTCTCGGCATTTCACTTCGAAACCCAGAGGAATACTTGGAAAAAGCATCTGCATTCAAGCGAATACTGATGAAGACCAATTCGTCATGGGTTGGCTACGTGGTGGTGATCCCACAAGTCACTATATCAATGCCGGTCGAGGACTTGTTAGTGCATGTAGATAAGTACAGGCATATGGATGGACGAATACCCAATGACTAA
- a CDS encoding ABC transporter substrate-binding protein → MTLTLKKATAARRTKSALLCALALPAALALSPVAAKTLVYCSEGSPENFYPGVNTTGTSFDVTEQIYDNLVHFERGGTKVEPSLAESWTISKDGLEYTFKLRKGVKFQSNKNFKPSRDFNADDVLFMFERQWKENDPYFRVTSPNHAYFGDMGMPKLLKSVDKVDEYTVKITLNQPEAPFLANLAMQFAGIQSKEYAIAMLKAGTPEKIDQDPLGTGPYQVVQYQKDSIIRFKANPQYWAGKAKIDDLIFSITPDASVRWAKLQKGECHVMPYPNPADLDAIRKDPNVTVMEQPGLNIGYLAYNTTKKPFDDVRVRKALNMAIDKKAIVSAVYLSTGVAAVNPIPPGQWSYNKALKDDLYNPEQAKKLLAAAGYPNGFTTDLWAMPVQRPYNPNAKRIAELMQADLAKVGVTAEIKSFEWGEYRKRMQAGEHQMGMLGWTGDNGDPDNFLNTLLGCSSAKSNGSNVAKFCYQPFEDLVQKAKVVSNPAERTKLYEKAQVIFKEQAPWFTIAHAVQLKPVRKEVVDFKLSPFGRHTFYGVDMK, encoded by the coding sequence ATGACCCTGACCCTGAAGAAAGCCACGGCTGCACGACGCACCAAAAGTGCATTGTTGTGTGCTCTGGCCCTGCCCGCTGCTCTGGCACTTTCGCCGGTAGCCGCCAAGACCCTGGTGTACTGCTCGGAAGGCAGCCCTGAGAACTTCTACCCCGGTGTGAACACCACCGGCACGTCCTTCGACGTGACTGAACAGATTTACGACAACCTGGTGCACTTCGAGCGTGGCGGCACAAAGGTGGAACCTTCTCTGGCGGAAAGCTGGACCATTTCCAAAGACGGCCTGGAGTACACCTTCAAGCTGCGCAAGGGCGTGAAGTTCCAGTCCAACAAAAACTTCAAGCCAAGCCGCGATTTCAACGCGGATGACGTGTTGTTCATGTTCGAGCGCCAGTGGAAAGAAAATGACCCGTACTTCCGTGTCACCAGCCCCAACCATGCTTACTTCGGCGACATGGGCATGCCCAAGCTGCTCAAGTCCGTGGACAAGGTGGACGAGTACACCGTCAAGATCACCCTGAATCAACCTGAAGCACCTTTCCTGGCCAACTTGGCCATGCAGTTCGCCGGTATCCAGTCCAAGGAATACGCGATTGCCATGCTCAAGGCCGGCACACCTGAGAAGATTGACCAGGACCCTTTGGGCACCGGCCCCTACCAAGTGGTTCAGTACCAGAAGGATTCCATCATCCGCTTCAAGGCCAACCCCCAGTACTGGGCCGGTAAAGCCAAGATCGATGACCTGATCTTCTCCATCACCCCGGACGCCTCCGTGCGCTGGGCCAAGCTGCAAAAGGGTGAGTGCCATGTCATGCCCTACCCCAACCCTGCTGACCTTGACGCTATCCGCAAGGACCCCAACGTCACCGTGATGGAACAGCCCGGCCTGAACATCGGCTACCTGGCCTACAACACCACCAAGAAGCCTTTTGACGACGTGCGCGTGCGCAAGGCGCTGAACATGGCTATCGACAAGAAAGCCATCGTGTCCGCCGTGTACCTGAGCACTGGTGTTGCCGCTGTGAACCCGATTCCTCCAGGCCAGTGGTCTTACAACAAGGCCCTGAAAGACGACCTGTACAACCCTGAGCAGGCCAAGAAATTGTTGGCAGCCGCCGGCTACCCCAACGGCTTTACCACCGATCTGTGGGCCATGCCCGTGCAGCGTCCCTACAACCCCAATGCCAAGCGCATTGCGGAGTTGATGCAAGCCGACCTGGCCAAGGTAGGTGTGACTGCTGAAATCAAGAGCTTCGAGTGGGGTGAGTACCGCAAGCGCATGCAAGCCGGTGAACACCAGATGGGCATGCTGGGTTGGACCGGTGACAACGGAGACCCGGACAACTTCCTGAACACCTTGTTGGGTTGCAGCTCTGCCAAGAGCAATGGCTCCAATGTGGCCAAGTTCTGCTACCAGCCGTTTGAAGACCTGGTGCAGAAGGCCAAGGTCGTGTCCAACCCTGCAGAGCGCACCAAGCTGTACGAAAAGGCCCAGGTGATCTTCAAGGAGCAGGCTCCCTGGTTCACCATTGCCCACGCAGTGCAGTTGAAGCCCGTGCGCAAAGAAGTGGTCGACTTCAAGCTGAGCCCCTTCGGCCGCCACACCTTCTACGGCGTGGACATGAAGTAA